The Castellaniella sp. genome includes a window with the following:
- a CDS encoding VOC family protein, translating to MSLAPFHLAIPVHDLPAARHFYGEVFGLTEGRSDTQWVDFDFYGHQLVIHEHPITAAQEHAHTNPVDGHAVPVPHFGVVLPWDQWEALAQRLNSLGTKFVIEPYIRFQGQVGEQATMFLLDPCGNALEFKAFKDIGQLFAK from the coding sequence ATGTCTCTTGCCCCGTTTCACCTGGCCATTCCCGTCCACGATCTGCCTGCCGCCCGCCACTTCTATGGCGAGGTATTCGGCTTGACCGAAGGCCGTTCCGACACCCAGTGGGTGGATTTTGATTTTTACGGCCACCAACTGGTGATTCACGAACATCCCATCACCGCCGCCCAGGAACACGCCCACACCAACCCGGTGGACGGCCATGCCGTGCCGGTGCCGCATTTCGGCGTGGTGCTGCCCTGGGATCAATGGGAAGCCCTGGCCCAGCGCTTGAACTCATTGGGTACGAAATTCGTCATCGAACCCTATATCCGTTTCCAAGGCCAGGTCGGTGAACAAGCCACCATGTTCTTGCTGGACCCCTGTGGCAATGCCTTGGAGTTCAAGGCTTTCAAGGACATCGGCCAGCTGTTTGCCAAATAA
- the gspF gene encoding type II secretion system inner membrane protein GspF, whose protein sequence is MPSYHYEAINQAGGTEHGRLDADSERSARQHLRNQGLLPIKVVESRRQGATRLEWGSRIRDRELGWLTRQLASLLAASLPLESALRVTLEQAERPHVARVLASVRDDVRAGLRLGQALAAHPRDFPDIYRALVDAGEQSGDLAEVLERLADYMDTRGALRSKILTAFIYPCIVTLVSIAIVIFLLSYVVPQVVGAFSQAHQTLPLLTRLMLALSHAVQQWGVLALLGLILVYGFWRLSLRHEPARLAWHARVLRLPLVGRYVQGVNVARFAATLAIMTSSRVPLLVALDAAGRTLHNARLQAAVVQATRQVREGSPLALALQAQKVFPPLLIHLVGSGERTGKLPAMLDRAAGVLATDLERRAMTLTALLEPLMILLMGGMVMLIVLAVMMPIIEMNQLIQ, encoded by the coding sequence ATGCCATCCTATCACTACGAAGCGATTAACCAGGCCGGTGGCACCGAGCATGGCCGTCTGGATGCCGACAGCGAACGCAGCGCCCGCCAGCATCTTCGCAATCAGGGCCTGCTGCCCATCAAAGTCGTCGAATCCCGGCGTCAGGGCGCAACACGCCTGGAATGGGGCAGTCGCATCCGCGACCGAGAACTGGGCTGGTTGACGCGCCAACTGGCCAGCCTGCTGGCGGCCAGCCTGCCGCTGGAATCCGCCCTGCGGGTCACGCTGGAACAGGCCGAGCGCCCGCACGTGGCGCGGGTGCTGGCGTCGGTGCGCGACGATGTGCGCGCCGGGCTGCGCCTGGGGCAGGCGTTGGCAGCCCATCCGCGAGACTTTCCCGACATTTACCGCGCCCTGGTCGATGCCGGGGAACAGTCTGGCGATCTGGCCGAGGTGCTGGAGCGTCTGGCTGATTATATGGATACGCGTGGGGCCTTGCGCAGCAAGATTCTCACGGCCTTCATCTATCCTTGCATCGTCACGCTGGTCTCGATTGCCATCGTGATTTTTCTATTGAGCTACGTCGTGCCCCAGGTGGTGGGGGCCTTTAGCCAGGCCCATCAGACCCTGCCGTTGCTGACCCGGCTGATGCTGGCCTTAAGCCATGCCGTGCAGCAGTGGGGGGTGCTGGCCTTGCTGGGTCTGATACTGGTATATGGGTTTTGGCGCCTGTCCCTGCGCCATGAGCCCGCCAGACTGGCTTGGCATGCCCGGGTCTTGCGCCTGCCCCTGGTGGGGCGTTATGTACAAGGGGTCAATGTGGCTCGGTTTGCGGCGACGCTGGCGATCATGACCAGCAGCCGGGTGCCGCTATTGGTGGCCCTGGATGCGGCGGGACGGACCCTGCACAATGCCCGCCTGCAGGCGGCTGTGGTGCAGGCCACGCGCCAGGTACGCGAAGGCAGCCCCCTGGCGCTGGCCTTGCAGGCACAAAAAGTGTTTCCGCCCCTGTTGATCCACTTGGTGGGCAGTGGCGAGCGCACGGGCAAGCTGCCTGCCATGCTGGACCGGGCCGCTGGCGTCCTGGCCACAGACCTGGAGCGCCGGGCCATGACGCTGACCGCCTTGCTGGAACCTTTGATGATTCTGCTGATGGGCGGCATGGTGATGCTGATCGTGCTGGCCGTGATGATGCCCATCATCGAAATGAATCAGCTGATTCAATAG
- the gspE gene encoding type II secretion system ATPase GspE, translating into MSNRLAYSWARTWRVLLQDGVQGQTLTVSERTPAWALAEIRRVHGVLEPRVIPDADLDTLLVAAYAQTGDAATVVDEAAQDIDLDRLLQDLPEIEDLLDTHEGAPIIRMINALFTQAARDGASDIHIEAFETHSVVRYRVDGTLRDIVSPRRALHNALVSRIKVMANLDIAEKRLPQDGRIGLRVGGRPIDVRVSTLPTGHGERVVLRLLDKEAGRLQLERLGMAPDVLQGLDELIRRPHGIVLVTGPTGSGKSTTLYAALGRLDASTTNILTVEDPIEYDLPGIGQTQVNPAIDLTFASALRAILRQDPDVVMIGEIRDLETAEIAVQASLTGHLVLATLHTNDAVSAVTRLLDMGVESFLLASTLQGVLAQRLVRKLCPQCRILHDDGHADWHPQGCSACGHTGYSGRTGVHELFLLDDGLRTMIHGGQGEMALRQTAAAQGMRSLHQDGERWIHAGVTSRAEIERVTRDR; encoded by the coding sequence ATGAGCAACCGGCTGGCCTATTCCTGGGCGCGCACCTGGCGGGTCTTGTTGCAAGACGGCGTGCAGGGCCAGACATTGACGGTCTCGGAGCGCACGCCCGCCTGGGCCTTGGCCGAGATTCGCCGGGTGCATGGCGTGCTTGAACCACGCGTGATTCCCGATGCGGATCTGGATACCTTGCTGGTGGCCGCCTATGCGCAGACGGGGGATGCAGCGACAGTCGTGGATGAAGCTGCTCAGGATATCGATCTGGACAGGCTGCTGCAGGACCTGCCCGAGATCGAGGATCTGCTGGACACGCATGAAGGCGCCCCCATCATCCGCATGATCAATGCCTTGTTCACCCAGGCCGCGCGGGATGGTGCCAGCGATATCCATATCGAAGCCTTTGAAACCCATTCCGTGGTGCGCTACCGGGTGGATGGCACCTTGCGCGATATCGTCAGCCCGCGCCGAGCCTTGCACAACGCACTGGTGTCGCGCATCAAGGTCATGGCCAACCTGGATATCGCTGAAAAACGCCTGCCCCAGGATGGCCGCATCGGTTTGCGGGTGGGGGGACGGCCTATCGATGTGCGGGTTTCGACCCTGCCCACCGGCCATGGCGAACGCGTGGTGCTGCGCCTGTTGGACAAAGAGGCTGGTCGCCTGCAACTAGAGCGCCTGGGCATGGCCCCCGATGTGCTGCAGGGCCTGGATGAACTCATCCGTCGACCGCATGGCATTGTGCTGGTGACGGGGCCTACGGGCAGCGGTAAAAGCACCACCCTGTATGCCGCGCTGGGGCGCCTGGATGCGTCCACCACCAATATCCTGACGGTCGAAGACCCCATTGAATATGACTTGCCCGGCATTGGCCAGACTCAGGTCAATCCGGCCATTGACCTGACCTTTGCCTCGGCGCTGCGAGCCATTTTGCGCCAGGACCCGGATGTCGTCATGATTGGTGAAATCCGTGACCTGGAAACCGCTGAAATCGCGGTCCAGGCATCCCTGACCGGACACCTGGTGCTGGCGACCCTGCACACCAATGACGCCGTGTCCGCCGTCACCCGCTTGCTGGACATGGGGGTCGAATCGTTCTTGCTGGCCTCGACGCTGCAGGGCGTGTTGGCCCAGCGTCTAGTGCGCAAGCTCTGTCCTCAGTGCCGCATCTTGCACGATGACGGCCATGCCGATTGGCATCCCCAGGGTTGTTCCGCGTGCGGGCATACTGGCTATAGTGGCCGCACCGGGGTGCACGAACTGTTTCTTCTGGATGATGGCTTGCGAACCATGATCCATGGGGGGCAGGGCGAGATGGCCTTGCGTCAGACGGCTGCAGCGCAGGGGATGCGTAGCCTGCACCAGGATGGAGAGCGCTGGATACATGCCGGTGTGACTTCGCGGGCCGAAATCGAGCGCGTCACTCGCGACCGTTGA
- the gspD gene encoding type II secretion system secretin GspD: MQASSNSQSVAFSAGGATIQADPATNTLVISAPEPLYRSLREVIDQLDQRRAQVLIESLIVEVNADKAAEFGVQWMAGGNGFNGDGAAVFGGANLGGTGLGANAAKTFTTIDALGKGLSLGVVNGTVNILGKQVLNLSVLANAMQQQSGVNVLSTPNLMTLDNEPASIIVGQTVPFVTGSYTTSGDGASNPFQTVQREDVGLTLRIQPQISEGGTVKLSLYQEVSSVDPSSNINSGSIITRKRALETKVLVDDGQIIVLGGLLEDIMNDTTTAVPLLSDIPVLGNLFKYQSRNHRKTNLMLFLRPHIVRTAQDGARLTLDRYNFMRSAQTNLPIEQSWLMPNDAITDLPGLQRDSASGLLDLRGFRRADEASPASSGGAPAQPAVVPQP; this comes from the coding sequence ATGCAGGCATCTTCCAACAGTCAATCTGTGGCGTTTTCCGCCGGAGGAGCCACGATCCAGGCGGACCCCGCCACCAATACCTTGGTCATTTCGGCGCCTGAACCCCTGTATCGCAGCCTGCGCGAAGTCATCGATCAGCTGGACCAGCGCCGTGCCCAGGTCCTGATCGAAAGCCTGATCGTCGAGGTCAATGCGGACAAGGCTGCCGAATTCGGCGTGCAATGGATGGCGGGGGGCAATGGCTTCAATGGTGATGGGGCCGCCGTCTTTGGCGGCGCCAACCTGGGCGGTACCGGGCTGGGTGCCAATGCGGCGAAGACCTTCACCACCATCGACGCGCTGGGCAAGGGGCTGAGCCTGGGGGTGGTCAACGGCACTGTCAATATCCTGGGCAAGCAGGTCCTGAATCTGAGCGTGTTGGCCAATGCCATGCAGCAGCAATCCGGGGTCAATGTGCTGTCCACCCCCAATCTGATGACGTTGGACAATGAACCGGCAAGCATCATCGTCGGCCAGACCGTGCCGTTCGTCACGGGCTCTTACACGACATCGGGTGATGGGGCCAGCAATCCGTTCCAGACCGTGCAGCGTGAAGACGTGGGCCTGACTCTGCGTATCCAGCCGCAGATTTCCGAAGGTGGCACGGTAAAGTTATCGCTTTACCAGGAAGTCAGCAGCGTGGACCCGTCCTCCAATATCAATAGCGGATCGATCATCACGCGCAAGCGTGCGCTGGAGACCAAGGTGCTGGTCGATGATGGTCAGATCATCGTGTTGGGGGGCCTGCTGGAGGACATCATGAACGACACGACAACTGCGGTGCCTTTGCTCAGCGACATTCCCGTGCTGGGCAATTTATTCAAGTACCAGTCGCGTAACCACCGTAAGACCAATCTGATGCTGTTTTTGCGGCCCCATATCGTGCGAACCGCCCAAGATGGCGCCCGTCTGACCTTGGATCGCTATAACTTCATGCGCTCCGCCCAGACCAATCTGCCGATCGAACAATCCTGGCTGATGCCCAACGATGCCATCACCGATCTGCCGGGGCTGCAGCGTGATTCGGCCTCGGGCCTGCTGGATTTGCGCGGTTTCAGGCGTGCCGATGAGGCCAGCCCGGCCAGCTCGGGAGGCGCACCGGCGCAGCCTGCCGTCGTGCCGCAGCCATGA
- a CDS encoding secretin N-terminal domain-containing protein — translation MNQDLAWTHSMNAAGDTVQRTIRPVDRRALPVGLLPLLGLLLVLGGCATPKDSSEPLESPLVVYTAVGSKQAVPAPRFGAAPDAKQATRPRRLQPIPTRPGPDDSSVASQQADLGQPITRLNFQEAELGGVVRALAQFTGRNFVVDPRVKGQLTLVSDVPVDADTAYAMLLGALRMQGFAVVDIDGVNRVVPEADAKLLGGTVVSGSSSATGGELQTRVYPLRYENAADLIPVLRPLVAPNNTITAQAGSNALVITDYADNLNRIAQVIARIDTPLTVNTDVVPIEYGVALDIASLAQQLLQDGANRSNQQVAVLADPRSNSVLLRAITPERLKQARDLILRLDTPESRTGNLHVVYLRNAQATHLAEVLRGALSGQGAAGSAGDGSMPTLSGASAAQGGATGLPGGCVVRLVYFIRQRRRDGWRRISDAGIFQQSICGVFRRRSHDPGGPRHQYLGHFGA, via the coding sequence ATGAATCAAGACCTTGCCTGGACTCACTCGATGAACGCGGCCGGAGATACCGTGCAGCGCACAATCCGGCCTGTTGATCGGCGCGCTTTGCCTGTTGGGCTGCTGCCATTGTTGGGTCTGTTGCTGGTGCTGGGCGGCTGCGCCACCCCCAAGGATTCGTCCGAGCCGCTTGAATCCCCTCTGGTGGTGTATACCGCTGTGGGGTCGAAGCAGGCGGTGCCCGCGCCCCGCTTCGGGGCTGCGCCCGATGCCAAGCAGGCAACCCGACCACGTCGTCTGCAGCCTATTCCGACGCGCCCGGGACCAGATGATTCCTCGGTGGCCAGCCAGCAGGCCGATCTTGGCCAGCCCATTACGCGCCTGAATTTCCAGGAAGCGGAGCTTGGCGGGGTAGTTCGGGCACTGGCCCAGTTCACTGGCCGTAATTTTGTCGTCGATCCGCGTGTCAAGGGTCAATTGACCCTGGTGTCGGACGTGCCGGTCGATGCAGACACGGCCTACGCCATGCTGCTGGGTGCCTTGCGCATGCAGGGTTTTGCCGTGGTGGATATTGATGGGGTCAACCGGGTAGTGCCAGAAGCCGATGCCAAGCTGCTCGGTGGCACGGTTGTGTCCGGGTCCTCCTCGGCCACGGGTGGCGAACTCCAGACGCGCGTTTATCCTTTGCGTTACGAAAATGCGGCGGATCTGATTCCTGTGCTGCGGCCTCTGGTTGCCCCCAACAACACGATCACGGCGCAGGCTGGCAGCAACGCCCTGGTCATCACCGATTATGCCGACAATCTGAATCGCATCGCCCAGGTAATTGCCCGGATCGATACCCCCTTGACCGTCAATACCGATGTGGTGCCGATCGAGTACGGGGTGGCGTTGGATATCGCGTCTTTGGCCCAGCAACTGCTGCAAGACGGTGCCAATCGCAGCAATCAACAGGTGGCGGTGCTGGCCGATCCGCGCAGCAATTCGGTGCTGTTGCGTGCCATCACACCCGAACGCCTGAAGCAGGCGCGTGATCTGATTCTGCGCTTGGACACGCCGGAATCGCGCACAGGCAATCTGCATGTCGTGTATCTGCGCAATGCCCAGGCCACGCACCTGGCCGAAGTCCTGCGTGGGGCCCTGTCCGGTCAGGGCGCGGCGGGCAGTGCCGGGGATGGCAGCATGCCAACGCTGTCCGGTGCTTCCGCCGCTCAGGGGGGGGCCACAGGCTTGCCCGGCGGGTGCGTTGTCCGCCTTGTCTACTTCATCCGACAGCGGCGGCGGGATGGGTGGCGGCGGATTTCCGATGCAGGCATCTTCCAACAGTCAATCTGTGGCGTTTTCCGCCGGAGGAGCCACGATCCAGGCGGACCCCGCCACCAATACCTTGGTCATTTCGGCGCCTGA
- the gspN gene encoding type II secretion system protein N, whose translation MMRWSRRFALWCVVAVLAALLVLPARWIMAWTQDTALVRVTDAQGSVWSGQARLAVGIPGQQRSLPDLLRWHFSLAGGPRLVLMHPWLRGPLDLSLSFNGLSLSGQSLRAPAAMLTTFHALFNSLDLGGELLLQWPDLHLGWRGRPQAVQANVAVLQAQWRAASSALSQVRPLGDYDVSITAAGAGGYGLQLRTGQGPLFLQGEGTLSQAGRFQFQGWAWADPDASSNTQAALRGLLSALGPQTGPDGRRSLRM comes from the coding sequence ATGATGCGATGGTCGCGTCGGTTTGCTTTGTGGTGTGTGGTCGCTGTGCTTGCAGCGCTGTTGGTCTTGCCGGCGCGCTGGATCATGGCCTGGACGCAGGACACGGCCCTGGTGCGGGTCACGGACGCGCAGGGCAGCGTCTGGTCCGGACAGGCGCGTCTGGCCGTGGGCATTCCAGGACAGCAGCGCAGCCTGCCTGATCTGCTGCGTTGGCATTTCAGCTTGGCCGGGGGGCCGCGCCTGGTGCTGATGCATCCGTGGTTACGCGGGCCGTTGGACCTGTCCCTGAGCTTTAATGGGCTGTCGTTGTCAGGCCAGTCCTTGCGGGCGCCGGCGGCGATGCTGACGACTTTCCATGCCTTGTTCAATTCGCTGGACCTGGGCGGGGAACTGCTGCTGCAGTGGCCCGATTTGCACTTGGGGTGGCGGGGGCGGCCACAGGCCGTGCAGGCCAATGTGGCTGTTCTGCAGGCGCAATGGCGGGCGGCCAGCTCGGCCCTGAGCCAGGTGCGGCCATTGGGCGATTATGATGTGTCCATCACTGCGGCAGGGGCGGGGGGGTATGGACTGCAATTGCGCACGGGCCAAGGACCTTTGTTTCTGCAAGGGGAAGGCACGCTTTCCCAGGCCGGTCGCTTTCAATTTCAGGGGTGGGCCTGGGCCGACCCCGATGCTTCTTCCAATACACAGGCGGCCCTGCGGGGTTTGCTGTCAGCCCTGGGGCCGCAAACCGGTCCTGACGGGCGTCGATCACTGCGGATGTAA
- the gspM gene encoding type II secretion system protein GspM produces the protein MTRFLTTWHASWLRLSGLVMTRAGGIWRGFSPRERRLLQVAGLLLAGLLIWGLGVRPALRTLDTVRVQLPTLQGQAASLDAIVLESQVLARSRHGSMTPEATDQALRDGLAQAGIVGTLTRESPNPAQITESGQRWTLQLSQVPAPALLAWLAGLPQMARVRVAQLALQRSHVDGRDRPGLLDGQVVLILPPESRP, from the coding sequence ATGACCCGATTTTTGACGACCTGGCATGCATCATGGTTGCGGCTTTCAGGGCTGGTGATGACACGGGCGGGAGGCATCTGGCGTGGCTTCAGTCCCCGCGAGCGTCGGTTGCTGCAAGTGGCAGGCCTGTTGCTGGCAGGCTTGCTGATCTGGGGACTGGGCGTGCGTCCGGCGTTGCGCACCCTGGATACCGTGCGTGTGCAGCTGCCGACGCTGCAGGGGCAGGCGGCCAGTCTGGACGCGATTGTGCTTGAATCCCAGGTGCTGGCCCGCAGTCGGCATGGCAGCATGACGCCGGAGGCCACTGATCAGGCCTTGCGCGATGGTCTGGCGCAGGCGGGTATAGTCGGCACGCTGACGCGCGAGTCTCCGAACCCGGCTCAAATCACCGAATCCGGCCAGCGCTGGACACTGCAGTTGTCTCAGGTTCCTGCCCCAGCATTGCTGGCTTGGTTGGCTGGTTTGCCGCAGATGGCACGGGTGCGAGTGGCCCAGTTGGCCCTGCAGCGCAGCCATGTGGATGGTCGGGATCGACCTGGTCTGCTGGATGGTCAGGTGGTGCTGATCCTGCCGCCCGAGAGCCGCCCATGA
- the gspL gene encoding type II secretion system protein GspL, giving the protein MNKNKQRQHIRLALPALCDLTLDTPLAFALLGRDGRVLRAGELPLRELAPSLGNWPVQVALQAGDAVVASVAVPPVPARRLSEVVFSVIEPMVLSNLSQLLLAHGPRRADGSVVVAWGDRTRLAQAWALLQEVGLQPVSLVPQALALPADDPQPAQSLVLPVGPRWLGDWPAWSLADGLTDNRNGLARWHRPLVWSGLAVAIWVLGLNLYAGQQQGRLDDLNQAMRQTVEQAFPQISVVIDPLRQAQQQRDALRLSGGDVTETDFLPLAMAAADVLGFAQGQVRAVQYQDGVLSLDLVSGYQPPASLAALQQAAAARHILVEHDEAQPQRWQVREGNAEGAKK; this is encoded by the coding sequence ATGAATAAAAACAAACAGAGACAACACATACGGCTGGCCTTGCCGGCGCTTTGCGATTTGACGCTGGATACACCGCTGGCTTTTGCGCTGCTCGGTCGTGATGGGCGCGTGTTGCGTGCAGGCGAATTACCGTTGCGCGAATTGGCGCCGAGTCTGGGAAACTGGCCTGTGCAGGTGGCTTTGCAGGCCGGGGACGCAGTCGTCGCCAGCGTGGCCGTGCCGCCTGTCCCGGCGCGGCGTTTGTCTGAAGTCGTTTTTAGCGTCATCGAGCCCATGGTTCTGTCCAATCTGTCGCAATTGCTGCTGGCGCATGGGCCGCGTCGGGCCGATGGCAGCGTGGTCGTGGCGTGGGGTGACAGGACGCGATTGGCCCAGGCCTGGGCGCTGCTGCAGGAAGTCGGCCTGCAGCCTGTCTCACTGGTGCCACAGGCTTTGGCCTTGCCTGCGGATGACCCGCAGCCCGCACAATCTCTGGTTTTGCCCGTGGGGCCGCGTTGGCTGGGAGATTGGCCCGCTTGGTCGTTGGCCGACGGCCTGACGGATAACCGAAACGGGCTGGCCCGCTGGCACCGGCCTTTGGTCTGGTCGGGCTTGGCCGTGGCGATCTGGGTGCTGGGCCTGAATCTCTATGCTGGCCAGCAGCAGGGGCGCCTGGATGACTTGAATCAGGCGATGCGGCAGACGGTCGAGCAGGCTTTCCCCCAGATTTCCGTGGTTATCGATCCCCTGCGCCAAGCCCAGCAGCAGCGCGATGCCTTGCGCTTGTCCGGGGGGGATGTCACAGAGACTGATTTTCTGCCCCTGGCCATGGCCGCTGCCGATGTGCTGGGTTTTGCCCAAGGCCAGGTGCGTGCCGTGCAGTATCAGGATGGTGTGCTAAGCCTGGATTTGGTGTCCGGCTATCAGCCGCCCGCCTCATTGGCAGCCTTACAGCAGGCTGCCGCCGCGCGGCATATCCTGGTCGAGCACGACGAGGCGCAGCCGCAGCGCTGGCAGGTCCGCGAAGGGAATGCGGAAGGGGCAAAAAAATGA